DNA sequence from the Methanolobus psychrophilus R15 genome:
CATATTTCGCAATATTTAAATAAACTCCAGTCCCATATTACTTGGGGTAGGCAATACATTGCCTCATATTGAAAATTAAAGGGGAGTGATAACTGTGGCTGTGCCAGAGATGTTGTCAGTTAGTTCTATGGAAGGAGACAAAATCGTAAATGAAAAGGGTGAAAACCTTGGAGATATAAAAGATGTAATGATAGACATGCAGACAGGGTCTGTTGCTTATGTCGTGCTATCTTTTGGCGGTTTCTTAGGCATGGGGAACAAGTTATTTGGCGTTCCGCTTGAGACTATGACAAAGAAACCGAATGAACATGCTTTCATTCTGAATATTGATAAAGAACGGCTTGAGAATGCTCCAGGATTTGATAAAGACCACTGGCCTGGAACCGAAGCTGGAGGGTCCTATGGGGAATACGTTACAAATGTGTACGATTATTATGGATATGAATGTCCCTACAAGGAAAATATCTACGGAGCGGGAAGAGGGGACCGGGAATTTGAAGAACCTGGCGGAAGAACATTAATAGACCCTCTGGGAAAAGCCAAAGCAGAGAGGGTCCATGCTCGTGATACGGCAGAATGCACTGTTGCAGGCGAGCCTGGTGATATATACAGTATACTCAAGAACGAGCATGACAGGGTGCTGGGCATGTTTGATGAGGCAATCAACAGCCGTTCAAAGGACACTTTTATGCAGATAAGGGACGAACTTAATTCTCATATGAGCGGGGAGGAAGAAGTCCTATATCCGGTACTGAGGGACAGGGAAAGAACCCATGATGTTGCTATGGAAGGCTATCAGGAACATCATCTGGCCAAGTTGCTGCTCTCGGAGCTTGAAGTCATGGATGAGAAAAGCGACATGTGGGTACCTAAAATGAAGGTGCTGAAAGAAACTGTCAGACATCATGTAAAAGAAGAAGAGAAGCAAATGTTCCCTGGTGCACAACGCGAGATGAGCAAAAGTGAATCTCAGGAAGTTGCACGAAAATACTTGGATTTCAAGAGCCATTACAGGGTATGATCACATACCCTTTGTTTTAGTTCATGATGTTAAGATTATTTTTTAAAGGCATGATTATAGAGATAAACTATCTTTTAGGAACAATTTCCCGGTACTATGATTCACAGTTCTTATATAAAGTCGGGTCCCATATTATATTGATGAGGTTAAATCAAGTGCCTCATATCGAAAACTAAATGGGAGTGTTATGCGTGGCTGTACCAGAAGTACTATCTATTACTACAATTGAAGGAGATAAGGTTGTAAACGAAAAAGGTGAAGATCTTGGGAACATAAAAGATATAATGATCAATCTGCAGGATGGATCAGTATCTTATGCTGTACTGTCATTCGGAGGGTTCTTAGGACTTGGGGATAAATACTTTGGAGTGCCCTGGAAGGCAATCCACAAGGATCCGGGCTCGCACAATTTCATATTGAATGTTGAAAAAGAAAGACTTGAGAATGCTCCCGGATTCGATAAGGATCACTGGCCAGGAACGACGGATGAAGCTCACCGTGAATACGTAACAAGCATTTACGACTATTACGGATATGAGCAGCCTATGATCAGAAGAGGCGCAGTTGATGAGGAAACAAGGTCGCGGACTCATCTTGAGGAACCTGTGGTCATGTCCGGCAATGAATACGAAGCTGAGACCAGAAGCAGCAGCGATAAGCGTGAACCAGCAACTATGGGCGCAGAAGAAACAATGGCTGCATCACGCCAAGGAGAGATCATAGGTGCTGGCACTGCTGCCGGTACGTCTTCTGCAAGGACCACTGAAGTGAAAGAAGGTGGTATCACTCGTGAAAGCTATCCAAACACACACCGGGAGATATACCAGATACTCAAGGATGAACATGACAAAGTATTGAGCCTGTTCGATGAAGCTATCAGGAATGGCTCAAGAGATACCTTCATGCAGATAAAGGATGAACTTGACACACATCTCAACGGGGAGGAAGAACTCCTGTACCCGGTGCTTAAAAAAGAGAACAGGACTCATGATATCACCATGGAAGGCTATCAGGAACACCATGTTGCGAAAGTTCTGTTATCAGAACTGGATTCAATGAGTGAGAAAGATGAGATGTGGACTTCCAAGCTCAAGGTTCTGAAGGAGAACGTGAAGCACCACGTAGAAGAAGAAGAGAAAGAGATGTTCCCGGCTTCCCGGAAGGTTCTTAGTGAACAGAAGGCAGGAGAGCTTGCAGAACAGTATCTTGCTTTCAAGGATAAATACAGGGCTGCTCACGGCAGAAGATAAGGCCTATAAGCATAGAAAAATGCAGGGATAATATATCCCTGATCTTTTTTATTTAATAAAAAACTTCATGCTCAATAGAATGCATAGTAGATTATACTGGTTATTGCCATGCTGGCGATTCCCATAACTATTCCTCCCATGGTGTACGTTTTCAATATTTCGGGTGTTTCCATATCGGCGAGGTCCCCTAATATCCAGAAGAAAGGATCATTAAAGTGAGAGATAAGGAACGTTCCGGAAGCCATTGAGAAAAGCACTATCTCGGCAGGCAATCCCAGTTGTGGCATAATAGGTATCACTAATGCTGAAGCAACGAATAATGTTACCATTCTTGAGCCCTGCACGGTCTGGATAGCTGCTCCTATAAGGAATGGTATGAACAGGGCAGGTACGCTTGAAGTGATCAACATGTTGCCAAGTGCTTCACCAACACCTGCCAGTACGAGGGTTGCTCCAAGAGCCCCTCCTCCACATATATCTAGCATTACCAGCCCACTCCTCCTGATGCCCTTCTCGACCCATGCCCGCACATCAGCGGCAGCGAACTTCCTGGTTGGTAATACCATTGCAACCACAGCCCCGGACATTAGTGCCATGCCCGGATTCCCTATAAAATAGAACACATCTGCATGTGTGGTTATGCGCATAAGGATAAGTACGACCGGGATGATGATGGGAGCATAACATGCTACCCTGGTGGGGAGAAGACTCGCAACAGCAGGATCCTTTGCAGGAACTGTGTACCGAAAATAATCTTCCTTTATATTCATGTTGAATACTTTCATTATGTAAAGATACCCTACCAGTGACACGAACACAGCAATAAGGGTCCCGGTGACCAATACCCTTAATGCACTTATTTCAGTTGTGGGCCCTACGTCCCTTACAAAGGCGTAAATACCGGGTGAAGGATATACCAGCCCGAAGGAGACCATGGTCCCCAGCGCCAAAGCACCTTCCGTCACACCTTTTTTCAGGTTGAGCTTCTCGCTGAGGTCTTTGGCAACAGGGAGGAATATGATAAAGGCCAGTATCAGGCACATCATAGGCACTGCAAACATGAATCCCAGCAGAAAGAGTGCCAGTACAGGTTTTTTGAATATCTTTATAATGTCATCTGCGATTATCGAGGTGGCACCGCTTCTTTGCAGTATGACCCCGATTATGCTTCCGGCAGTAACGACAATTGCAAATTCCGCAAATATGCTGCTCATGCCTGCTGTGATCGCATCCATTGTTCCTTCAGCCTCACCTGCAAGCAGGCCCACCAGCATAGATGCAGCAATCAGACTCAGGAAGGGATGCACTCTCAAACGTGCGGTAAGGATTAAAATAAAAATCAAAGCTACTATGAAGATAGTTATTGGCCCCATTGATACCCCACCTATTCTAACTCACGCTATGTTATTTAAACCAGATGGCTATCCAAAAACTTTGCTATTATTTTTGCACTAATGCAAACCTTCCCCTGGTATAGCATCAGTAGAGCAGGAAGTACATCGTGGCTGTCATAATCATACTGCTGATATCCTCTGCTATAAGTGCAGTCCCGCCTGTCCCTGAAGTATAGTTCCAATGATACTGCCTGCAGTTATCACAATGGCAAACTGGGCGAAGACCGTGCCCATGCCTGTGGAGATAGCATCCATTGTCCCTTTAGCCTCGCCTGCAAGCAGACCCACCAGTAACGAGCCGGCAATCAGGCTAAGGAAGGGATGCATCCTCAACCGTGCAGTAAGTATAAGGATGAATGCCAGTGCAACAAAAAAAATTATAAGCGGGTTCATTGTTCGGAATAGCCTTAAGTATTTTGTTTACTTAAAGCCAGCCCTTAAAAAAGTTAACGGGAACTTCGCTCTTCCACGTACAAGAGGTAGAGACAACTGTTTTCTCTCATTTCCATGAACCCCTGGGTCTCGGAGATGCCTGCCTTTTCCAGTAAGACCTTCTTCCAGGATTCAGGAGGAAGTGCAATCTCACCTGTATACGCTTTGGCGCCTATCTGGGCATATTGCAGGGGTTTGCCATCTATCTTGATTCTTTTTGCCACTTCTTTCCTGTAGGTCTGATGCATCATGCATGCGCTGTGAGCTGCTGATGGCTGTATCGTATGATTATAGTGATCTGTGGCCTCAACATGCACAGGATTGAAGTTGCCTATACGTTTGATATACTCCCTTATCGCCTTGGAGAACGGGCATATATTGGTGACGAAACCGTATTTGCTTATCTGCTCTATGCTCTCAAAGGACGAGAATACAGATTCACCGCTGGCGACAGCTTTTGCAAAATCGTCCCAGGTCTCGTATTCTTCCTCAGGTACGGACTTGGCAAGTGATTCAGCCTGGCCGACCATATAATTAGTAAATCCTTCCACGCCCTGTTTATCTGAGATATCCTCAAAGAACAGGAAGACGGAAACATCAACAAAAGGATTGGATTCAATATTCTCTGCCATATTATCACCCTTAATCAACTACTTCCTCACCAGCGCTCTTTCCTTTTACTATAATGGCGAATACGCATGATGCGCTGCGAAGGATACTTTTGATGTGGCGTTCATCCACATTTATCCTTGCAAGATTCTCAGGCACCATTTTCACATCTCCTGTCATGCCTTTGTTTGCAAGCTGCAGGCATTCAAGGGCCTGTTTAGCGACTGTGATATTATTGGCCGCGATCTCCCTGAATCTCTGGTGAGTGATGCAGTAATTGGAAACCGCTGAATCCCTGATGCGATTATTGTAACTATCGGCAACGTCGGTGTCTGAATCGGGGATTGGCCCTATCCTGGAAATGTATCTCCTCATTGTAGGTGCCATGGGGCAGGTCTTCAGTGCATAAACGTATCCTATAACATCCCCGTCCTTGTCAATAATGGCAAGATCGGTAAGTACGTTAACTTCTCCTTCTACAGTGAGGGATGTTCTTCCCTCTTTCATTGCCACGTTAAAGGCGGGCCAGCCTACATAAGCTTCTTTGCCCATCCTTTCGGCATAACTTTCACCTACACGGAGCCAGTATTCTACAACACCCTCCGTTCCTGCTTTGCTGACCATATCATCAACAAGTGAATATATTGCAATGTCCATCATGGCTATGGTTCTCCTTATTCGTCTCTCACCATTCAATCTAAATATACTATATTTATATATTAATTGCACTGATTGTTTTTATTCTTTACCATTGAATTATGTATATTATATTAAAATCGCATTATTTTTTTGACCACTGGAATTCCGGGTTTCCCGGGTAGAGCATTGATGTTGTCATATTATCTTCAGATATGACCTTCTCAGCTTCTTCAACAGAATGCACGTCTATTTCAAAAACCTCCTCTCCCGTTACGTTATACCTGAGCATCATCTGCCCGCTCCCTGATCTTAGTAGCTGGACAAAATCATCTCCCGGAGCAGCGATACCAGTTTCAGAAGCCAGCTGGCTTTCTGCAGTCCATCTGCAGAGCTCAGCGCACACATTATCTTCGTTCAGGGGCTGGTCAACGGCTGACAGGCTTGCAGACAGCGTAGCAGTGCTTGTGATAGTGGGATGTTCAGCATGATCTTCAGCGCAGGCTGGGGTTTGCTGTTTGTTTTTCTCAGAAACCTTGCTCCTGCTAAGTTGTGAACGACACTTCATGTGGAAATGGCTATCTTTCCCCTTCCCGCCATCTCTGGCCAGGACGTGCAACATTTTCACAAAAGATGTTCCACGCTCCCTTTTTTCGGGTGATGTCCTTTCAAGATGTTGTATCCATTGGTTTTTCATGCAGGATCAGTTGTATGATTTGTTTAGTTGTTTACCTGGTTATCAAATC
Encoded proteins:
- a CDS encoding gluconate transporter; translation: MNPLIIFFVALAFILILTARLRMHPFLSLIAGSLLVGLLAGEAKGTMDAISTGMGTVFAQFAIVITAGSIIGTILQGQAGLHL
- a CDS encoding gluconate transporter, whose product is MGPITIFIVALIFILILTARLRVHPFLSLIAASMLVGLLAGEAEGTMDAITAGMSSIFAEFAIVVTAGSIIGVILQRSGATSIIADDIIKIFKKPVLALFLLGFMFAVPMMCLILAFIIFLPVAKDLSEKLNLKKGVTEGALALGTMVSFGLVYPSPGIYAFVRDVGPTTEISALRVLVTGTLIAVFVSLVGYLYIMKVFNMNIKEDYFRYTVPAKDPAVASLLPTRVACYAPIIIPVVLILMRITTHADVFYFIGNPGMALMSGAVVAMVLPTRKFAAADVRAWVEKGIRRSGLVMLDICGGGALGATLVLAGVGEALGNMLITSSVPALFIPFLIGAAIQTVQGSRMVTLFVASALVIPIMPQLGLPAEIVLFSMASGTFLISHFNDPFFWILGDLADMETPEILKTYTMGGIVMGIASMAITSIIYYAFY
- a CDS encoding antigen; its protein translation is MAVPEVLSITTIEGDKVVNEKGEDLGNIKDIMINLQDGSVSYAVLSFGGFLGLGDKYFGVPWKAIHKDPGSHNFILNVEKERLENAPGFDKDHWPGTTDEAHREYVTSIYDYYGYEQPMIRRGAVDEETRSRTHLEEPVVMSGNEYEAETRSSSDKREPATMGAEETMAASRQGEIIGAGTAAGTSSARTTEVKEGGITRESYPNTHREIYQILKDEHDKVLSLFDEAIRNGSRDTFMQIKDELDTHLNGEEELLYPVLKKENRTHDITMEGYQEHHVAKVLLSELDSMSEKDEMWTSKLKVLKENVKHHVEEEEKEMFPASRKVLSEQKAGELAEQYLAFKDKYRAAHGRR